A stretch of Henckelia pumila isolate YLH828 chromosome 4, ASM3356847v2, whole genome shotgun sequence DNA encodes these proteins:
- the LOC140865422 gene encoding peptidyl-prolyl cis-trans isomerase FKBP12 → MLAHPIRAMGVEKEVLSNGSGSKLVSGQKVTVHCTGFGKNGDLSKKFWSTKDPGQTPFSFQLCQGKVIKGWDEGVLGMQVGEVARLRCSPDYAYGASGFPAWGIQPNSVLVFEIEVLSAE, encoded by the exons ATGCTTGCTCATCCAATTAGGGCAATGGGAGTGGAGAAGGAAGTGCTCAGCAACGGGAGCGGTTCGAAGCTCGTCTCCGGTCAGAAGGTTACCGTTCACTGCACCGGTTTTGGTAAAAATGGCGACCTTTCCAAAAAGTTTTGGAG CACAAAGGATCCGGGCCAGACGCCGTTCTCTTTCCAACTTTGTCAAGGCAAAGTTATTAAAG GATGGGATGAAGGAGTGTTGGGAATGCAAGTGGGAGAAGTTGCCCGATTGCGG TGCTCTCCCGACTATGCCTATGGTGCAAGTGGTTTTCCAGCATGGGGTATTCAGCCTAACTCGGTTTTGGTGTTTGAGATTGAAGTTCTGAGTGCTGAGTAG